The following proteins are co-located in the Dehalococcoidales bacterium genome:
- a CDS encoding GAF domain-containing protein codes for MEKVETKYYHSLYKVAAEINSARDSELVLKSIVENVAKSMGAKACSLTLLAPERKLLFHAVAWGLSDWFVKMGPLSAVKSIPETLEGKAVAILDATSDKRIQYPEQVKKEGIASILSVPMMLRDEIIGEVRVYTAEQRQFSKDDIYFVTAAANLGAIALENAKLYEAVHKDYEAVMHEMLEWRSYLEA; via the coding sequence ATGGAAAAAGTCGAGACCAAATACTATCATAGCTTATATAAGGTGGCGGCAGAGATAAACTCGGCCCGTGATTCCGAGCTCGTTCTTAAGTCCATAGTTGAGAATGTGGCTAAGTCTATGGGAGCCAAGGCCTGCTCGCTGACGCTCCTGGCTCCGGAAAGAAAGCTCTTGTTTCATGCCGTAGCCTGGGGTCTGAGTGACTGGTTCGTTAAGATGGGGCCGCTATCGGCTGTTAAGAGTATTCCCGAAACACTGGAAGGGAAGGCGGTTGCTATTCTTGATGCTACCAGCGACAAGCGGATACAGTATCCGGAGCAGGTCAAGAAAGAAGGAATCGCCTCAATCCTGTCCGTACCGATGATGCTAAGGGATGAGATTATCGGAGAGGTCAGGGTGTATACCGCGGAGCAGCGCCAGTTCAGCAAAGACGATATTTACTTCGTCACTGCGGCGGCTAATCTTGGTGCTATTGCCCTGGAGAATGCCAAACTCTACGAAGCCGTGCATAAGGATTACGAAGCGGTTATGCATGAGATGCTGGAGTGGCGCTCCTATCTGGAGGCATAA
- a CDS encoding zinc-ribbon domain containing protein has product MSRDGDMNLTCRQCGREFVFSETEQDFYNLKGFLPPSRCRECRSLASVAENHNHNHNHSCAQCGTKLEKEAPVFCTACLKNTQLGLERKVRQGEKVAKAAQAKLKTTEFRKAELEDALYQTEQMVADLDLKVSNLSQDLEKAKEAYVASGWIKPLLQSIEERLKALESTQCESNQRIFEIIHTMQKRYENTGLFDIIKRSLIPYRGQGT; this is encoded by the coding sequence ATGTCGAGAGATGGCGATATGAACCTTACCTGCCGCCAGTGCGGGAGGGAATTTGTCTTTTCCGAAACCGAGCAGGACTTCTATAACCTGAAAGGATTCCTTCCCCCCAGCCGTTGCCGTGAATGCCGCTCGTTAGCCTCGGTAGCAGAGAATCACAATCATAACCACAACCACTCCTGTGCGCAGTGCGGGACAAAGCTGGAGAAAGAGGCCCCCGTCTTTTGTACCGCCTGCCTGAAGAACACCCAGCTTGGCTTAGAGCGGAAGGTCAGACAGGGGGAGAAGGTGGCTAAAGCAGCACAGGCAAAACTAAAAACCACCGAGTTCCGGAAGGCCGAGTTGGAGGATGCGCTCTACCAGACGGAGCAGATGGTGGCGGATCTGGATCTCAAGGTGAGCAATCTGAGCCAGGACCTTGAGAAGGCTAAAGAGGCCTATGTTGCCTCAGGATGGATTAAGCCACTGCTGCAGAGTATCGAAGAAAGGCTGAAAGCACTGGAGAGCACCCAGTGCGAAAGCAACCAGAGGATATTTGAGATAATTCACACGATGCAGAAGCGTTATGAAAATACCGGCCTCTTCGATATAATCAAACGCAGCCTGATACCTTACCGGGGACAGGGCACCTGA
- the purM gene encoding phosphoribosylformylglycinamidine cyclo-ligase translates to MDEAYTKAGVSIDNALRAKKLIASHVRSTLRPEVLGGFGFFGGLFEFKGYRQPVLVSSVDGVGTKLKIASALDRHDTIGIDIVNHCVNDILTGGAEPLFFLDYIAMGKLVPERVGAIVGGLARACREVGCALIGGETAEMPGLYAGEDYDLAGFIIGVVEKDRIIQGETIAVGDIIIGLPSSGLHTNGYSLVRKVFGETRQSLEVYYPELGKTLGEELLTPHRCYYNQLKPFMSLIKGMAHITGGGLTENVPRILPDGVAAGFDSRCWSVPPVFHLIQERGKVARDEMYRVFNMGIGMVLFCAEDHTGEIIRALPEAKVIGEAVGRQGKKGVVIR, encoded by the coding sequence ATGGACGAAGCATATACTAAGGCGGGGGTTAGTATCGATAATGCTTTACGGGCTAAAAAGCTGATAGCCAGTCACGTCCGCTCGACTCTTCGTCCCGAGGTTCTGGGAGGATTCGGTTTTTTCGGAGGGCTCTTTGAATTCAAGGGCTATCGGCAGCCGGTGCTGGTCTCCAGCGTCGACGGCGTTGGTACCAAGTTGAAGATTGCCTCTGCTCTAGACAGGCACGATACCATTGGCATCGATATTGTTAATCACTGTGTTAATGATATCCTTACCGGCGGCGCTGAGCCGCTCTTTTTTCTCGACTATATTGCGATGGGGAAGTTAGTGCCGGAAAGGGTGGGAGCCATTGTCGGGGGACTGGCCCGGGCCTGTCGTGAGGTCGGCTGTGCTCTGATCGGCGGGGAAACTGCCGAGATGCCCGGGCTGTACGCCGGGGAGGACTATGATCTGGCCGGTTTTATTATCGGTGTTGTTGAGAAGGATAGGATCATTCAGGGGGAAACGATAGCCGTCGGCGATATTATTATCGGCTTGCCCTCCAGCGGGCTGCATACCAACGGCTACTCTCTGGTGCGTAAGGTTTTCGGTGAGACCAGGCAGTCTCTGGAGGTCTATTACCCTGAGCTTGGTAAGACCCTGGGCGAGGAGCTGCTGACTCCTCACCGCTGTTACTATAATCAGCTCAAGCCGTTTATGTCTCTGATTAAGGGTATGGCGCATATCACCGGCGGCGGTCTGACTGAGAATGTGCCCCGTATCCTTCCTGACGGTGTCGCGGCGGGGTTTGACAGCCGTTGCTGGTCGGTGCCACCTGTATTCCATCTCATTCAGGAGCGGGGTAAAGTGGCCCGGGACGAGATGTACCGTGTCTTCAATATGGGTATTGGCATGGTGCTATTTTGTGCGGAGGATCATACCGGTGAGATTATCCGGGCCTTGCCTGAGGCGAAGGTCATCGGTGAGGCGGTGGGGCGGCAGGGAAAGAAAGGGGTGGTTATCCGGTAG
- the purH gene encoding bifunctional phosphoribosylaminoimidazolecarboxamide formyltransferase/IMP cyclohydrolase — protein MRAIISVSDKAGVADFARVLSQLGFEVFSTGGTKKVLAEAGVPVKVVSDITGFPEILDGRVKTLHPMVHGGILARRDLASHMEELARNKIEAIDLVAVNLYPFVQTVAKEGVTLTDALENIDIGGPTMVRAAAKNFPGVIVVVDPADYPLILEELKRGSIDLTERKRLAQKAFQHVAVYDTAIAQYLRQDTDGFPDEMTVALKKRYGLRYGENPHQSAAFYAELSVGQKPTGITWAEQLGGKELSFNNILDADAAWGAVTDFAATTVSVVKHTNPCGLASHNDIAEAYRRAFSGDPVAAYGGIVAANRKVTLAMAKEMKAVFYEIVVAPEYEPAALELLKGKQGLRILLAELPPGYGEKEPSYLDLRRVKGGLLVQSSDSLPEGDVNLRMVTKRKPSEGEAADLLFAWRAVKHVKSNAILLVKDRMLLGMGAGQPSRIVSARIAREKAGEKARGSVLASDAMFPFSDVVEAAAECGVTAIIQPGGSIRDGDSIKAADEHDIAMVFTGVRHFRH, from the coding sequence ATGCGAGCTATCATCAGCGTATCTGATAAGGCGGGAGTGGCCGACTTTGCCAGGGTTCTGAGCCAGTTGGGGTTTGAGGTCTTCAGTACCGGAGGTACCAAGAAAGTACTGGCTGAGGCCGGGGTACCGGTCAAGGTTGTCTCCGATATTACCGGCTTTCCCGAGATTCTTGATGGCCGGGTGAAGACCCTTCATCCCATGGTACACGGTGGTATTCTGGCCAGGCGTGATTTGGCTAGCCATATGGAGGAACTGGCCAGGAATAAAATTGAGGCTATCGATCTGGTGGCGGTCAATCTTTATCCCTTTGTCCAGACAGTAGCTAAGGAAGGGGTGACTCTTACCGATGCACTGGAGAATATTGATATCGGCGGACCGACTATGGTGCGGGCAGCGGCCAAGAATTTCCCCGGTGTTATCGTGGTGGTCGACCCGGCCGACTACCCGCTGATTCTGGAGGAACTAAAGAGGGGGAGCATTGACCTCACTGAGCGCAAGCGACTGGCCCAGAAGGCCTTTCAACACGTTGCCGTCTATGATACGGCTATTGCCCAATACCTGAGGCAGGATACCGATGGCTTCCCCGATGAGATGACGGTAGCCCTGAAGAAGCGCTACGGGCTGCGTTATGGAGAGAACCCTCACCAGTCGGCTGCCTTTTATGCCGAGCTGAGTGTAGGTCAAAAGCCGACCGGTATCACCTGGGCAGAGCAACTGGGGGGTAAGGAGCTTTCCTTTAATAATATTCTGGATGCTGATGCCGCCTGGGGAGCGGTGACTGACTTTGCCGCAACGACCGTGTCCGTGGTTAAGCATACCAACCCCTGTGGCCTGGCCAGTCATAATGATATTGCCGAGGCCTATCGGCGGGCCTTTAGCGGTGACCCAGTAGCTGCCTATGGCGGTATTGTCGCTGCCAACCGGAAGGTTACTCTGGCTATGGCTAAGGAGATGAAGGCGGTCTTCTACGAGATAGTGGTTGCTCCGGAGTATGAACCGGCGGCACTGGAGTTGCTGAAAGGGAAGCAGGGCCTGCGTATTCTGCTTGCCGAACTTCCTCCCGGATATGGTGAAAAAGAACCATCCTACCTTGATTTACGCAGGGTGAAGGGAGGGCTTCTGGTCCAGTCCTCGGACTCCCTGCCCGAAGGCGATGTCAATCTAAGAATGGTGACCAAACGTAAACCGAGCGAGGGTGAGGCAGCCGATCTCCTCTTTGCCTGGCGTGCCGTCAAGCATGTTAAGTCCAATGCTATTCTGCTGGTTAAGGACAGGATGTTGCTGGGTATGGGAGCAGGGCAGCCCAGTCGTATCGTCAGTGCTCGGATAGCCAGAGAAAAGGCCGGTGAGAAGGCCAGGGGCAGCGTGCTCGCTTCGGATGCCATGTTCCCGTTTTCTGATGTCGTTGAGGCGGCGGCGGAGTGCGGAGTGACCGCTATCATCCAGCCCGGCGGGTCAATCAGGGATGGAGACTCGATTAAGGCGGCGGATGAGCATGATATCGCTATGGTATTTACCGGGGTGAGGCATTTCCGCCATTAG
- a CDS encoding alpha/beta fold hydrolase, producing the protein MVVRVVAFAADEVKISGQLYLPGGDAGASSYPTVCICHGIPYGAPGVNPDPDDGGYPALAERICREGFAVLTFRFRGVGDSGGNFDIMDWTRDLAAAVDYLWVLPDVDRSHLALVGFSGGAAVSVYVAAQDARISSLAACACPAEFDSLKDGFAEGESIIDYYRGIGIIRDRDFPHSDQEWLDNFSLVSPIEYISGIAPRPLLLLHGSRDEVVDVSHAYRLYDRAGEYKKLVIIDGAGHRLRRDERALMVIINWLKAHCGGGSTPPDSGW; encoded by the coding sequence ATGGTTGTCCGAGTTGTTGCCTTTGCTGCGGATGAGGTCAAGATTTCCGGCCAGCTTTACCTGCCGGGTGGTGATGCCGGTGCGTCTTCATATCCTACTGTCTGTATCTGTCATGGTATCCCGTACGGTGCCCCTGGTGTGAATCCAGACCCGGATGATGGGGGCTACCCTGCTCTGGCGGAGAGGATTTGCCGGGAGGGGTTTGCCGTGTTGACTTTTCGTTTTCGGGGGGTGGGCGACAGCGGCGGTAATTTCGATATTATGGACTGGACCAGGGACCTGGCAGCGGCTGTCGATTACCTCTGGGTGCTTCCCGATGTCGACCGCTCCCATCTGGCGCTGGTTGGTTTCAGCGGTGGGGCGGCTGTTTCGGTATATGTCGCGGCGCAGGATGCCAGGATCTCTTCCCTGGCTGCCTGTGCCTGCCCGGCGGAGTTTGACTCACTTAAGGACGGATTTGCCGAAGGGGAGTCTATCATTGATTACTATCGCGGCATCGGCATCATCAGGGATAGAGACTTTCCTCATTCTGATCAGGAGTGGCTGGATAACTTCAGTCTGGTTAGCCCCATTGAGTATATCTCCGGTATTGCCCCACGGCCGTTGCTGCTGCTGCACGGCAGTCGGGATGAGGTGGTCGATGTCAGCCATGCCTACCGGTTGTACGACCGGGCGGGTGAGTACAAGAAGTTAGTCATTATTGACGGGGCGGGACACCGGCTACGCCGGGATGAACGGGCTTTGATGGTTATTATAAACTGGTTGAAGGCTCACTGCGGTGGCGGTTCTACCCCGCCGGATAGCGGTTGGTAA
- a CDS encoding cysteine hydrolase: MVYKINPALIIIDVQNGFVAPGGSFHKIGYDISRYRQVLPVIQDLYRKVKTLNIPVFFSQALRESSGIDMLERQHQILPHKRRERIDRVPLCIRGTWDSEFTDELKPQEDDYIVRKRRDSVFQDTEIQLWLRSMKIDTIIFSGIDTSICVESSLRDAFNRGWDVILISDATASLNDAFCQTTIAEVSENFGLVMKSEELFRKLEPLGNGQFLLKAD; encoded by the coding sequence ATGGTCTACAAGATTAACCCTGCTCTCATAATTATCGATGTCCAAAACGGCTTTGTAGCTCCGGGGGGATCATTCCACAAAATTGGCTATGACATATCGAGATACCGGCAAGTGTTGCCGGTCATTCAGGATTTGTACCGGAAAGTAAAGACACTAAACATTCCGGTGTTTTTCTCCCAGGCGCTTCGTGAGAGCTCAGGTATCGATATGCTGGAGAGACAGCATCAGATTCTCCCCCACAAACGGCGTGAAAGAATCGACAGAGTACCTCTCTGTATCCGTGGTACCTGGGACAGCGAGTTCACCGATGAACTGAAACCTCAGGAAGATGACTATATTGTGCGCAAGAGGCGCGACTCCGTATTTCAGGATACCGAGATTCAACTCTGGCTAAGGTCAATGAAGATAGACACCATAATATTTTCCGGGATTGATACCTCAATCTGTGTGGAGTCTTCATTACGTGATGCCTTTAACAGGGGGTGGGACGTAATTCTGATATCCGATGCTACCGCTTCCTTAAATGATGCCTTTTGCCAGACGACTATTGCCGAGGTCAGTGAGAATTTCGGGCTGGTCATGAAGTCAGAGGAACTATTCCGTAAGCTTGAGCCTCTGGGTAACGGGCAGTTCCTGCTCAAGGCCGATTGA
- the purF gene encoding amidophosphoribosyltransferase: protein MHESCGVFGIYAPNEDVSRLTFFALFALQHRGQESAGIATTDGNRLQVFADMGLVSQVFSEESLSSLTGSIAIGHNRYSTRGSSRITNVQPIVVGEGSDTIAVAHNGNIINAEYLHKELCDRGYCFRSSTDTEVIANLILSSTEKDWMGRIKYAMNRLKGAYSLTIMTRDTLFGVRDPLGVRPLCLGRLNGGWVIASESCALDHIGASVEKEIEPGEIVSINAGGVSSHSIAVGRRGFCIFEYIYFARPDSVINGRLLYQARQAMGAGLAEEHPVDADLVMGVPDSATAAGVGYAIRSGIPLGEGLIKNRYVGRTFIEPHQRIRDLGVKLKFNPLPQVLSGKRVVLVDDSIVRGTTTPKVIGLLRRAGAREVHMRICAPPLRYPCFFGVDMATQRELIAAHKTVSEIRDFIGADSLGYLSLEGLYRAVDLPKDIFCAACFTGDYPIPVQLGMDKLALETKDAARQVSLM from the coding sequence TTGCACGAATCTTGCGGCGTTTTTGGTATATATGCCCCGAATGAGGATGTATCCCGGCTTACCTTCTTTGCCCTATTCGCCCTTCAGCACCGCGGCCAGGAGAGCGCCGGCATTGCCACTACCGATGGTAATAGGCTTCAAGTTTTTGCTGATATGGGATTGGTATCCCAGGTATTCAGTGAGGAGTCTCTCAGTAGCCTCACCGGGAGTATCGCTATCGGTCACAACCGCTACTCTACCCGTGGCTCCAGCCGGATAACAAATGTCCAGCCGATCGTTGTCGGTGAGGGCTCCGATACTATTGCCGTTGCCCATAACGGCAATATTATCAACGCCGAGTATCTGCATAAGGAGCTCTGTGATCGGGGCTATTGCTTCCGCTCTTCCACTGATACCGAGGTCATTGCTAATCTTATTCTTTCCTCTACCGAGAAAGATTGGATGGGGCGGATAAAGTATGCTATGAACCGCCTTAAGGGGGCATACTCCCTTACTATTATGACCAGAGATACCCTGTTCGGTGTTCGTGATCCCCTTGGTGTGCGCCCGTTGTGCCTGGGGAGGCTTAATGGTGGATGGGTGATCGCATCGGAGAGCTGTGCTCTCGATCACATCGGGGCCAGTGTCGAGAAGGAAATTGAGCCAGGCGAGATAGTCTCTATTAACGCCGGTGGTGTCAGTAGTCATTCCATAGCGGTGGGTAGGCGAGGGTTCTGTATCTTCGAGTATATCTACTTTGCCCGTCCCGATAGCGTGATTAATGGCCGGTTGCTTTATCAGGCGCGCCAAGCGATGGGGGCTGGTCTGGCTGAGGAGCATCCGGTGGATGCCGATCTGGTGATGGGTGTTCCCGATTCAGCTACTGCGGCTGGAGTCGGTTATGCTATCCGGTCCGGGATACCGCTGGGTGAAGGACTGATTAAGAATCGTTATGTCGGGCGTACCTTCATTGAGCCTCATCAGCGTATCAGAGATCTCGGTGTTAAGCTAAAGTTTAATCCTCTGCCTCAGGTTCTGTCCGGTAAGCGGGTGGTACTAGTGGATGATAGTATTGTCCGTGGTACTACCACTCCCAAGGTGATCGGGCTGTTGAGGAGAGCGGGTGCTCGAGAGGTACATATGCGCATTTGTGCGCCGCCCCTCCGCTATCCCTGTTTCTTTGGTGTCGATATGGCAACCCAGCGAGAATTGATTGCCGCTCACAAAACAGTGTCTGAAATCAGGGACTTCATCGGGGCTGATTCGCTGGGGTACCTCAGTCTTGAGGGATTGTATCGAGCAGTAGACTTGCCTAAAGACATTTTCTGTGCGGCCTGCTTTACCGGTGACTATCCGATACCCGTCCAGCTTGGTATGGATAAGCTGGCGCTGGAGACCAAGGATGCTGCCCGGCAGGTATCCCTGATGTAA
- a CDS encoding hydrolase, producing the protein MLDLENTVLVIIDVQDKLATVMSDKEELFLNLKKLIRGAQALGVPIIVTEQYPQGLGRTVPELAHFLSDVQPIAKLSFSCCGEESFLREIKTLNRRQILVAGIESHVCVYQTVVDLLGIGYEVQVVGDAVSSRTARNKTIALDKMRSAGAGITSTEMALFELLKVAHGEVFKEISRIVR; encoded by the coding sequence ATGCTCGATTTAGAGAATACTGTCTTGGTCATTATTGATGTTCAGGATAAGCTGGCTACTGTTATGAGCGATAAGGAAGAGCTCTTCTTAAACCTTAAGAAGCTCATAAGGGGTGCGCAGGCTCTCGGGGTCCCGATAATAGTAACCGAGCAGTACCCGCAGGGGTTGGGCAGGACCGTACCGGAGCTGGCACATTTTTTATCCGATGTCCAGCCGATAGCCAAGCTTAGCTTCAGCTGCTGTGGTGAAGAGAGTTTCTTGCGAGAGATTAAGACGCTGAACCGCAGGCAGATCCTGGTTGCTGGCATAGAGTCACACGTCTGCGTTTATCAGACGGTAGTAGATCTGCTCGGGATTGGATATGAGGTTCAGGTTGTCGGCGATGCGGTCTCTTCAAGAACGGCCAGGAATAAGACGATTGCTCTGGATAAGATGAGAAGCGCCGGTGCCGGCATTACCAGTACGGAGATGGCGTTGTTTGAGTTGCTCAAGGTGGCGCACGGAGAAGTGTTCAAGGAAATTAGTCGGATAGTAAGGTAG
- a CDS encoding cyclase family protein: protein MKYEAVYDISVLLGVEDIDYPGTPPYSRELINSLKNGDTSNLSRLVMSTHSGTHLDSPSHFIPNGKNIDDYPATAFILPAQVVTIEDKEVIRPSELEKLDTRAGDALLFKTDNSISGHAISGEFRGSFVHLSPEAADLCVKRKLGLVGIDFNTIEPCHADTFPVHKKLLDSGILILESINLKDVPPGRYTLFCLPLKMKGAEASPVRAILIR, encoded by the coding sequence ATGAAATATGAAGCAGTCTATGACATAAGCGTCTTACTTGGTGTCGAAGATATCGACTATCCGGGCACTCCACCATACTCCAGGGAACTGATAAACAGCCTGAAGAACGGCGACACGAGCAACCTATCACGGCTGGTCATGAGTACCCACTCCGGTACACACTTGGATTCTCCATCCCATTTTATCCCGAACGGAAAGAATATCGACGATTACCCTGCTACGGCATTTATTCTACCCGCGCAGGTGGTAACTATCGAAGACAAAGAGGTAATCCGGCCCTCTGAACTGGAGAAGCTGGACACCAGAGCGGGTGATGCCCTCCTCTTTAAGACAGACAATTCGATAAGCGGCCATGCGATAAGCGGAGAATTCCGGGGGAGCTTCGTTCATCTTTCACCGGAGGCTGCCGATTTATGCGTTAAGAGAAAACTGGGCCTGGTCGGCATCGACTTCAATACCATTGAGCCATGCCACGCCGATACATTTCCCGTTCACAAAAAGCTTCTCGATAGCGGAATATTGATTCTGGAGAGCATCAACCTGAAGGACGTTCCTCCGGGAAGATACACCCTCTTCTGCCTGCCTCTGAAGATGAAAGGCGCCGAGGCATCGCCGGTACGCGCTATCCTGATACGCTAA
- a CDS encoding flavodoxin family protein, which produces MKIIGISGSPRRGNTEWMVKELLARAAESGVETELILLRKKKIKTCCGCLSCEEGGVNRKGVCRLRDDMQELYPKLLAADGWVIGTPAYFEMLSGLLKNFMDRTCPIWPKLSGKPVAGMAVAEEGIGKAISNIRTYAALCQMQWMGSVTGLATKPGEIAKNKKVKQRIDRLAMKIIRGAQS; this is translated from the coding sequence GTGAAAATAATCGGGATATCCGGATCTCCGCGAAGGGGCAACACCGAGTGGATGGTGAAGGAGTTGCTCGCCAGAGCGGCCGAAAGCGGGGTTGAGACGGAATTAATTCTTCTCCGGAAAAAGAAGATCAAGACCTGCTGCGGCTGTTTATCCTGTGAAGAAGGCGGAGTAAACCGAAAGGGTGTTTGTAGGCTCCGGGATGATATGCAGGAATTGTACCCTAAACTGTTAGCCGCTGACGGCTGGGTTATCGGTACCCCGGCTTACTTTGAGATGCTTTCCGGCTTGCTCAAGAATTTTATGGACCGGACATGCCCTATCTGGCCGAAACTGTCGGGTAAACCGGTTGCGGGTATGGCTGTGGCTGAGGAAGGTATTGGCAAGGCAATTAGCAATATCAGAACCTACGCTGCTCTCTGCCAGATGCAGTGGATGGGCAGCGTTACCGGTCTGGCGACAAAGCCGGGGGAAATAGCAAAAAACAAAAAAGTCAAACAGCGTATTGATCGGCTGGCTATGAAGATAATCCGTGGTGCTCAATCATAA
- a CDS encoding TlyA family RNA methyltransferase produces MGCKKRIDSLLIERGLVETRARAQALVMAGKVAVGGKVIAKAGTLVAEDVEVTVAEPPPFVGRGGIKLDHALSQFGLDVSDKVAVDIGASTGGFTDCLLKRGASRVYAVDVGYGQLDYRLRQDPRVVVMERINARYPFSLPEKADLATFDLSFISVEKVIPSVARLLRDDGYLLVLLKPQFEARKEEVGRGGVVKQPEIQARVLGRFIAWLIEHGFRLGGLVASPIAGASGNREFVVMLRRA; encoded by the coding sequence ATGGGGTGCAAGAAAAGGATTGATAGTCTGCTTATCGAGAGGGGGCTGGTTGAGACCCGGGCCAGGGCTCAGGCACTTGTTATGGCAGGGAAGGTAGCGGTGGGTGGCAAGGTGATTGCTAAGGCGGGGACTCTGGTGGCCGAGGATGTCGAGGTTACTGTCGCCGAGCCGCCTCCTTTCGTCGGACGCGGTGGTATCAAGCTTGACCATGCCCTGAGCCAGTTCGGGCTCGATGTTTCGGATAAGGTGGCGGTTGATATCGGTGCTTCAACCGGTGGCTTTACCGACTGCCTGCTCAAGCGGGGGGCAAGCCGGGTCTATGCCGTTGATGTCGGCTATGGTCAGCTTGACTACCGGCTGAGGCAGGACCCCCGGGTGGTGGTTATGGAGAGGATAAACGCCCGCTACCCTTTTTCTCTTCCGGAAAAGGCGGATCTGGCCACCTTCGATTTGTCTTTTATCTCGGTGGAGAAGGTAATACCATCGGTGGCCCGCTTGCTTAGGGATGACGGTTATCTGCTGGTGCTGTTGAAACCCCAGTTCGAGGCGAGAAAGGAAGAGGTGGGTAGGGGCGGCGTGGTTAAGCAACCTGAGATACAGGCCAGAGTCTTAGGGCGCTTCATTGCCTGGCTGATTGAACACGGCTTCCGGCTGGGAGGACTGGTAGCGTCACCCATAGCGGGTGCTTCCGGAAATAGAGAGTTCGTTGTTATGTTGAGGAGAGCATAG